A genomic region of Desulfosarcina ovata subsp. ovata contains the following coding sequences:
- a CDS encoding xanthine dehydrogenase family protein molybdopterin-binding subunit, producing the protein MKAFNIIGKDIPRTDGKAKATGQAVYADDIKLPGMLHGKLLRSPLAHARIVNIDTSKAAALPGVRLVITGADLPKVTTGNWRLFPKTQDEYALAIDKVRYIGDEVAAVAATDPDIAEAAIELIEVEYEELPGVYDIESALKDDAPLLHDGYKTNISIDRKIEYGNPDKAFAESDYVREDTFTVQAQSHAYMEPCSCVSQADQEGRVTIWTSTQTPYIVQCLLASALNLRENDVRVIKPTVGGGFGGKMELRSWEVCSAFMAQKTGRPVKFTLTREEELMAGRRRHPMTIRSKIGFKKDGTIMAKDLHIYLDGGGYNAMGPTACFLAGNFGAMLYRYPNYRYLGEHVYTNKPPASAMRGFGAPQTLFAAETQMNMAAEDLGIDPIDLRLKNAQVTGDVLPGVATISSCGFIESLEEVRKMSNWDEIRKNPKPGQGIGIGCYSFISGGVFNWFNTQYNFSAAEVKVFEDGTAHLLTMAADIGQGVETVMTQILAEALGLQMGDIRITAADTAITPQADLGAWGSRLTLFNGNAVLDAANKIKKKLAGAVAAKFNLNSIFAIEFEGGRVFAKGKPDRGMSLGEAVAFVQKMQRGEPVVARGYYTPRDKGLVSPAFSFGAQVAEVNVDEETGQIQVKQMNTAHDCGTVINHMSVEGQLEGSIQMGLGYALSENFVMDGGKTLNTNFLDYKMPHAADMPPSNSVCIDTYEEEGPMGAKEAGEGLVSPTAPAIADAVHHATGFRCTDLPITPEKILKGLKKM; encoded by the coding sequence ATGAAAGCGTTCAATATCATCGGAAAAGACATTCCACGAACCGACGGAAAGGCCAAAGCGACCGGACAAGCCGTATATGCCGACGATATCAAACTTCCCGGCATGCTCCACGGCAAACTGCTCCGCAGCCCTCTGGCTCACGCCCGCATTGTCAACATCGACACCAGCAAGGCCGCTGCCCTGCCCGGCGTACGCCTGGTCATTACCGGCGCGGATCTGCCCAAGGTCACCACCGGCAACTGGCGGCTGTTTCCCAAAACCCAGGATGAGTATGCCCTGGCCATCGACAAAGTTCGCTATATCGGCGATGAAGTGGCCGCCGTGGCGGCCACGGATCCGGACATTGCCGAGGCGGCCATCGAACTGATCGAGGTGGAATACGAAGAACTGCCCGGCGTTTATGACATCGAAAGTGCGCTGAAAGATGACGCACCGCTCCTTCACGACGGGTACAAAACCAATATCAGCATCGATCGCAAAATCGAATACGGCAATCCGGACAAAGCATTCGCCGAATCGGATTACGTGCGCGAAGACACGTTCACCGTCCAGGCCCAGAGCCACGCCTACATGGAACCTTGTTCCTGCGTGTCCCAGGCGGACCAGGAAGGACGCGTCACCATCTGGACCTCCACCCAGACGCCGTATATCGTTCAATGCCTGCTGGCCTCGGCGCTGAATCTGCGGGAGAATGACGTCAGGGTCATCAAGCCCACTGTGGGTGGCGGGTTTGGCGGCAAAATGGAACTGCGCTCCTGGGAAGTCTGCTCGGCCTTCATGGCCCAAAAAACCGGCCGCCCAGTGAAATTCACCCTGACCCGTGAAGAAGAGCTGATGGCCGGCCGCCGGCGCCATCCCATGACCATCCGCTCCAAGATCGGATTTAAAAAAGACGGCACGATCATGGCCAAGGACCTGCACATCTACCTGGACGGTGGCGGCTACAATGCCATGGGCCCCACGGCCTGCTTCCTGGCCGGCAACTTCGGCGCCATGCTCTACCGCTATCCCAACTACCGTTACCTGGGCGAGCACGTCTACACCAACAAACCGCCGGCCAGCGCCATGCGCGGTTTCGGCGCGCCCCAGACCCTGTTTGCCGCCGAGACCCAGATGAACATGGCCGCCGAGGACCTGGGCATCGATCCCATCGACCTGCGCCTGAAAAACGCCCAGGTGACCGGCGATGTCCTGCCCGGCGTGGCGACCATCAGCAGTTGCGGTTTCATCGAATCCCTGGAAGAAGTTCGCAAAATGAGCAACTGGGACGAGATCCGTAAAAATCCCAAACCCGGACAGGGTATTGGGATCGGCTGCTACAGCTTCATCTCCGGTGGTGTGTTCAACTGGTTCAATACCCAGTACAACTTCTCGGCCGCCGAGGTGAAGGTGTTCGAAGACGGCACCGCCCACCTGCTCACCATGGCCGCGGATATCGGCCAGGGGGTGGAGACCGTCATGACCCAGATTCTGGCCGAAGCACTGGGCCTGCAAATGGGGGATATCCGCATTACCGCCGCCGATACGGCCATCACCCCCCAGGCCGACCTGGGCGCCTGGGGAAGCCGCTTGACCCTCTTCAACGGCAATGCGGTGCTGGATGCCGCCAATAAGATCAAAAAGAAGCTGGCCGGCGCCGTAGCCGCCAAGTTCAACCTCAACTCGATCTTCGCGATTGAATTCGAAGGTGGCCGGGTGTTTGCCAAAGGCAAGCCTGATCGGGGCATGAGCCTCGGAGAAGCCGTGGCGTTTGTGCAGAAGATGCAGCGCGGCGAGCCGGTGGTCGCCCGGGGCTACTACACCCCCAGAGACAAGGGTCTGGTCAGCCCGGCGTTCAGTTTCGGCGCCCAGGTGGCCGAGGTCAACGTGGATGAGGAGACCGGCCAGATCCAGGTCAAACAGATGAACACGGCCCACGACTGCGGGACGGTGATCAACCACATGTCCGTGGAAGGTCAGTTGGAAGGCTCGATCCAGATGGGTCTGGGCTATGCCCTTTCCGAGAATTTCGTCATGGACGGCGGCAAAACGCTTAATACGAACTTTCTGGATTACAAGATGCCCCATGCGGCCGACATGCCGCCGAGCAACTCGGTGTGCATCGACACCTATGAAGAGGAGGGGCCCATGGGGGCCAAGGAGGCGGGTGAAGGCCTGGTATCGCCCACGGCTCCGGCCATTGCCGATGCGGTGCACCATGCCACCGGGTTCCGTTGCACGGACCTGCCCATCACCCCGGAGAAAATACTCAAGGGGCTGAAAAAAATGTAA
- a CDS encoding GAF domain-containing protein: MASENRVNIDIFKSVTRAIAHSEDLDIMTNHLCQLLTAGLDIKGCAIFVLNAVTEELEILASFGLSAKYLTKGPLSTPKSINATFQGNPAVISDIGQKNHGLQYPDEARKEGIAAIASLPIIHLNEVIGVLRLYHYEPWKVSDQDLESLQILAGIIGLAMMYTRFHNTVHAIAEVLGHTFQVQLTSKAGKR, translated from the coding sequence ATGGCATCTGAAAACAGAGTCAATATCGATATTTTCAAGTCAGTCACCCGAGCCATCGCCCATAGTGAAGATTTGGACATCATGACCAACCATTTGTGCCAATTGCTCACCGCCGGGCTGGACATCAAGGGCTGTGCCATTTTCGTGCTCAATGCGGTTACCGAAGAACTGGAGATTCTGGCCAGTTTCGGGCTTTCTGCCAAATACCTGACCAAAGGACCGCTCAGCACCCCCAAGAGCATCAACGCAACCTTTCAGGGAAACCCCGCGGTGATCTCCGATATCGGTCAAAAGAACCATGGGTTGCAATATCCGGACGAGGCCCGCAAGGAAGGGATCGCGGCCATTGCCTCTTTGCCGATCATCCATTTAAACGAGGTGATTGGTGTGCTGCGGCTTTACCACTACGAACCGTGGAAAGTCTCGGATCAGGATCTTGAATCGCTGCAGATTCTGGCGGGGATTATCGGCCTGGCCATGATGTACACCCGTTTCCACAACACGGTACACGCCATTGCCGAAGTGCTGGGGCATACCTTCCAGGTGCAATTGACGTCCAAGGCGGGAAAGCGATAG
- a CDS encoding universal stress protein encodes MATFRILLPYNYSPNDQKSIRFTIDTFAGHKDVHITLFHAYPPLPDIDLAASPENRKMRSGMTYLSAELKEREAALGAVAETLAAGGFDADAISCVFKKRVRSAAEEIVEQVAGCNVLVLSRGGGKVTHFFTRSIYARVVGALRGVTICVAT; translated from the coding sequence ATGGCAACGTTTCGGATTCTACTTCCCTACAACTATTCTCCCAACGATCAGAAATCGATCCGCTTTACCATTGACACCTTCGCCGGGCACAAGGATGTCCACATCACCCTTTTCCACGCTTACCCCCCCTTGCCCGACATCGATCTGGCCGCCAGCCCCGAAAACAGGAAGATGAGAAGCGGGATGACCTATCTGTCGGCGGAACTCAAGGAGCGCGAAGCCGCCCTTGGGGCGGTGGCGGAGACGCTGGCCGCCGGCGGGTTTGATGCGGATGCGATCTCCTGCGTGTTCAAGAAGCGGGTCAGGAGCGCGGCGGAAGAGATTGTCGAGCAGGTTGCCGGCTGCAACGTTCTGGTGCTCAGCCGGGGGGGCGGGAAAGTGACCCATTTTTTTACCCGCAGCATTTACGCCCGCGTCGTCGGTGCCCTGCGCGGGGTGACCATCTGTGTCGCCACCTGA
- the dsrP gene encoding sulfate reduction electron transfer complex DsrMKJOP subunit DsrP — protein sequence MLELAVKGNKWYWGWVVVLLGIIGAGFGIYMMQLKFGLGITGMSRDVSWGFYIANFTYLVGVAAGGVMVVLPYYLHNYKAYGKITILGEFLAIASIVMCLLFIMVDLGQPMRALNVLIYPTPNSVLFYDAIVLNGYLFLNLVIGWNVLEAERNGVHYQGWLKPLIYISIPWAVSIHTVTAYLYCGLPGRHFWLTAILAPRFLASAFAAGPSLLILLCLFIRRFTNFDPGREQIQSLAKTVAYAISINVFFFLCEVFVAFYSNIPGHTTHLKYLFVGLHGHGALVPWMWASMILMAAGIVLTVTPATRKNESSLMIACFVIILGTWIDKGLGMISGGFVPNPMHEVNEYAPTMPEIGITLGVYAIGALVLTVLYKMAVGVKEEAHS from the coding sequence ATGCTTGAATTAGCCGTAAAAGGAAACAAATGGTACTGGGGATGGGTGGTCGTCCTTTTGGGTATCATCGGAGCCGGCTTCGGCATCTATATGATGCAGCTCAAGTTCGGCCTCGGTATCACCGGCATGAGCCGGGACGTCTCATGGGGATTCTATATCGCTAACTTCACCTACCTGGTCGGTGTGGCCGCCGGAGGGGTGATGGTGGTACTGCCCTACTATCTGCACAACTACAAGGCCTATGGCAAAATTACCATTTTGGGTGAATTTCTGGCCATCGCCTCCATTGTCATGTGTCTGCTTTTTATCATGGTCGACCTCGGGCAGCCCATGCGCGCCCTCAACGTTCTGATTTACCCGACACCCAACAGTGTGCTGTTTTACGATGCCATTGTGCTCAACGGGTACCTCTTTCTCAACCTGGTGATCGGATGGAACGTGCTGGAGGCCGAGCGTAACGGCGTTCATTACCAGGGTTGGCTGAAGCCACTGATTTACATCTCGATCCCCTGGGCCGTGAGTATTCACACGGTGACCGCCTATCTGTACTGCGGTCTTCCGGGGCGCCATTTCTGGCTGACCGCCATCCTGGCCCCCCGGTTTCTCGCGTCGGCCTTTGCCGCCGGCCCGTCCCTGCTGATCCTGCTCTGCCTGTTTATTCGCCGCTTCACCAACTTCGATCCGGGCAGAGAGCAGATTCAGAGCCTGGCCAAAACCGTGGCCTATGCGATCAGCATCAACGTCTTCTTCTTTCTGTGTGAAGTGTTTGTCGCTTTCTATAGCAACATTCCCGGTCATACCACGCACCTCAAATACCTGTTCGTCGGCCTGCATGGCCACGGTGCCCTGGTGCCCTGGATGTGGGCGTCGATGATTCTGATGGCGGCGGGTATCGTGCTTACCGTCACCCCGGCCACCCGCAAGAACGAAAGCTCGCTGATGATTGCCTGCTTCGTCATCATCCTGGGTACCTGGATCGACAAGGGCCTGGGCATGATCTCGGGTGGATTTGTGCCCAACCCGATGCATGAGGTCAACGAGTACGCGCCCACCATGCCGGAAATCGGCATTACCCTGGGCGTTTATGCCATCGGTGCGCTGGTGCTGACCGTACTTTACAAAATGGCTGTGGGCGTAAAGGAAGAGGCACACAGCTGA
- the dsrO gene encoding sulfate reduction electron transfer complex DsrMKJOP subunit DsrO: MKNSRRRFLQIAGVSALGLGAKPVLNAFASGGAEGPGYHVAKGEDARSAKQWAMVIDTRKLQTAEALEPIIEACNKIHNIPTGIENKNHEIKWIWETHYHNAFTDKASSFLDEAVENRPFLLLCNHCENPPCVRACPTKATFKNENGIVMMDFHRCIGCRFCMAACPFGARSFNFRDPRPFIKETNKEFPTRMKGVVEKCNFCAERLAVGKQPACVEASNGAIAFGDLYDEHSEVRELLKENYTIRRKQTLGTEPAVYYIV; encoded by the coding sequence ATGAAAAACAGCAGAAGACGCTTTCTTCAGATAGCTGGCGTTTCCGCGCTGGGTCTTGGGGCAAAACCCGTACTCAATGCCTTCGCTTCGGGAGGTGCTGAGGGGCCCGGCTACCATGTGGCCAAAGGGGAGGATGCCCGGTCGGCCAAACAATGGGCCATGGTGATCGATACCCGTAAACTGCAGACCGCCGAGGCGCTGGAGCCGATTATCGAGGCCTGCAACAAGATCCACAACATTCCCACGGGAATCGAGAACAAGAATCACGAGATCAAGTGGATCTGGGAAACCCATTACCACAACGCCTTCACCGACAAGGCCAGCAGCTTTCTCGATGAAGCGGTCGAGAACCGGCCATTTCTGTTACTGTGCAACCACTGTGAAAATCCCCCTTGCGTGCGGGCCTGCCCGACCAAGGCAACGTTTAAGAATGAGAACGGCATTGTAATGATGGATTTCCATCGCTGTATCGGCTGCCGTTTCTGCATGGCTGCCTGTCCCTTTGGTGCCCGCAGCTTCAACTTCAGGGACCCGCGTCCCTTCATCAAGGAAACCAACAAGGAATTCCCCACCCGCATGAAGGGTGTGGTTGAAAAATGCAACTTCTGTGCGGAACGGCTGGCCGTGGGTAAACAGCCTGCCTGTGTGGAAGCCTCCAACGGCGCCATCGCTTTCGGCGATCTGTACGACGAGCACTCGGAAGTCAGAGAACTGTTGAAGGAAAACTACACCATCAGACGGAAACAGACCCTGGGAACAGAGCCGGCCGTCTACTACATCGTGTGA
- the dsrJ gene encoding sulfate reduction electron transfer complex DsrMKJOP subunit DsrJ, protein MKDKNKIIAGLVVFIAAITFPFWFNLGKAAPAPELVLTAKAKAAKTCVMSTEFMKANHMQLLDVWRHNVVRRSERMFVSPDGKLYDMSLSNTCLDCHSNKAEFCDRCHDYASVSPYCWDCHIDNPKGE, encoded by the coding sequence ATGAAGGATAAGAATAAGATTATAGCGGGACTGGTTGTTTTTATCGCCGCCATTACCTTTCCCTTCTGGTTCAACCTGGGAAAAGCCGCCCCCGCTCCGGAACTTGTGCTGACCGCGAAAGCCAAGGCTGCCAAGACCTGTGTCATGTCTACCGAGTTCATGAAAGCGAACCACATGCAACTCTTGGACGTTTGGCGGCATAATGTGGTGCGGCGCAGTGAGCGCATGTTTGTCAGCCCCGACGGCAAACTTTACGACATGAGCCTCTCTAACACCTGTCTGGACTGTCATTCCAACAAGGCCGAATTCTGTGACCGGTGCCACGACTATGCGTCAGTAAGCCCCTATTGCTGGGATTGCCACATAGATAATCCAAAAGGAGAATAG
- the dsrK gene encoding sulfate reduction electron transfer complex DsrMKJOP subunit DsrK has translation MADELITPDELLSKIDHRPSGAGWMDTPVEIRKGMYCYASNPKSVETLGLPNARAWNPLDDDWKLPDNWQQIIFEGFRERLEKFRSFKVYMDICVRCGACADKCHFFIGTGDPKNMPVLRAELLRSVYRNDFTRAGKILGRLGGARPMTLDVLKEWWYYLFQCTECRRCSVFCPYGIDTAEITIMGRELLNLLGLNIDWIATPVANCYRTGNHLGIQPHAFKDMLDFFVDDIEEITGVQVNPAYMEKDADILFITPSGDVFADPGTYTCMGYMILFHYLKEKYGLKITWSTYASEGGNFGFFTSHETMKRLNSKMYAEAKRLGVKWILGGECGHMWRVISQYMDTMNGPADFLEVPVNPITGTKFENASSTKMVHIAEFTADLIKHGKLELDPSRNDNKIVTFHDSCNPARGMGLLDEPRYVIENVANNFYEMPANTIREQTFCCGSGAGLNAGENMELRMAGGFPRANAAKYVHEKHGVNMLACVCAIDRAALPASMEYWVPEVDVCGLHELVANALILPGEKERETDLRGEPLPGMEE, from the coding sequence ATGGCAGATGAGTTGATCACACCCGATGAACTATTGTCAAAGATAGATCATCGTCCGTCCGGCGCCGGTTGGATGGACACGCCCGTGGAAATCCGCAAGGGGATGTACTGCTACGCGTCCAATCCCAAAAGCGTCGAGACCTTGGGCCTCCCCAACGCGCGAGCCTGGAACCCGTTGGACGACGACTGGAAGCTTCCGGACAACTGGCAGCAGATCATCTTCGAGGGTTTTCGCGAGCGCCTTGAAAAGTTCCGGTCCTTCAAGGTTTACATGGACATCTGTGTCCGCTGTGGCGCCTGTGCCGACAAGTGCCATTTTTTTATCGGTACCGGTGATCCCAAGAACATGCCGGTTTTGCGGGCCGAACTGCTGCGCAGTGTCTACCGCAACGATTTCACCCGAGCCGGGAAGATTTTGGGACGCCTGGGCGGCGCCCGCCCCATGACTCTGGATGTCCTGAAAGAGTGGTGGTACTATCTTTTTCAGTGCACTGAATGCCGGCGCTGTTCGGTCTTCTGTCCCTACGGGATCGACACGGCCGAGATTACCATCATGGGCCGCGAACTCCTCAACCTTTTGGGGCTGAACATCGACTGGATCGCCACCCCGGTCGCCAACTGTTACCGGACCGGTAACCACCTGGGCATCCAACCCCATGCGTTCAAGGACATGCTCGACTTTTTCGTCGACGATATCGAGGAAATCACCGGGGTCCAGGTGAATCCCGCCTATATGGAAAAGGATGCCGACATCCTTTTCATCACCCCGTCCGGGGACGTATTCGCCGATCCGGGAACATACACCTGTATGGGCTACATGATTCTCTTTCACTATCTGAAAGAAAAGTACGGCCTGAAGATTACCTGGAGCACCTATGCGTCGGAGGGCGGCAACTTCGGTTTCTTTACCTCTCACGAGACCATGAAACGGCTTAACTCCAAGATGTACGCCGAGGCCAAACGCCTGGGGGTCAAATGGATTCTGGGCGGCGAGTGCGGGCACATGTGGCGGGTGATTTCCCAGTACATGGACACCATGAACGGCCCGGCCGATTTCCTCGAAGTGCCGGTCAACCCCATCACCGGTACGAAATTCGAGAACGCCAGTTCCACCAAGATGGTGCACATTGCCGAGTTTACCGCCGACCTGATCAAACACGGCAAACTGGAACTGGACCCCAGCCGTAACGATAACAAAATCGTTACTTTCCATGATTCGTGCAACCCCGCCCGGGGCATGGGTTTGCTCGACGAACCCCGCTACGTGATTGAAAATGTGGCCAACAACTTCTACGAGATGCCGGCCAACACGATCCGCGAGCAGACTTTCTGCTGCGGCAGCGGTGCCGGTCTCAATGCCGGTGAGAACATGGAACTCAGAATGGCCGGTGGTTTTCCACGGGCCAACGCCGCCAAATATGTCCACGAGAAGCACGGCGTCAACATGCTGGCCTGTGTCTGCGCCATCGATCGCGCGGCCCTGCCCGCTTCCATGGAGTACTGGGTGCCCGAGGTCGATGTGTGCGGGCTTCACGAACTGGTGGCCAACGCCCTGATTCTGCCCGGCGAAAAGGAAAGAGAAACCGACTTGCGCGGCGAACCGCTGCCGGGAATGGAGGAGTAG
- the dsrM gene encoding sulfate reduction electron transfer complex DsrMKJOP subunit DsrM: MNKNYMVSLIAVIVLFLIAYVGTQQGAGLQMVFGIVVPYLAVILFVVGFARRVMGWSRSAVPFRITTTCGQQPSLPWFKQAKIDNPSSTFGVIIRMFLEIVCFRSLFRNTRMKLKNGTHMTHQLELFLWIGALAFHYAFFTVVVRHLRFFTEPVPFFVTLLENVDAFMRMEVLYDAVQSGLPGVYMSGLVLLAAAFYLFLRRVLLPQVRYISLASDFFPLFLIMGIALSGIFMRYFAKVDIVAIKELTMGLVTFRPSIPEGVGGLFFAHLFLVSVLLAYFPFSKLMHLGGVFLSPTRNMTGNTRQVRHVNPWNYPVKVHTYEEYEDDFREKMVEAGLPVVKMPEEQA, translated from the coding sequence ATGAATAAAAATTACATGGTTAGCCTCATAGCGGTTATCGTGCTGTTCCTGATCGCATATGTGGGCACGCAGCAGGGGGCGGGCCTGCAGATGGTTTTTGGGATTGTTGTGCCCTATCTGGCGGTCATTCTGTTCGTTGTCGGATTTGCCCGGCGCGTGATGGGATGGTCCCGGTCGGCGGTGCCCTTCCGAATCACCACGACATGCGGGCAGCAACCTTCTCTGCCTTGGTTCAAACAGGCAAAAATCGACAACCCGTCCTCCACTTTCGGCGTGATCATCCGGATGTTTCTGGAGATCGTCTGCTTCCGGTCCCTGTTCCGTAACACCCGTATGAAGCTTAAAAACGGGACGCATATGACCCATCAGCTGGAGTTGTTCCTGTGGATCGGCGCCTTGGCCTTTCACTATGCCTTTTTCACCGTGGTGGTGCGGCACCTGCGCTTTTTCACCGAACCGGTGCCCTTCTTCGTCACCCTGCTTGAGAATGTGGACGCCTTCATGCGCATGGAAGTGCTTTACGATGCTGTCCAGTCGGGCCTTCCCGGCGTCTACATGTCCGGGTTGGTGTTGCTGGCCGCGGCATTCTACCTGTTCCTGCGGCGGGTACTGTTGCCCCAGGTCCGTTACATTTCCCTGGCGTCCGATTTTTTTCCTCTGTTTCTGATCATGGGAATCGCCCTTTCCGGTATTTTCATGCGTTACTTTGCCAAAGTGGATATCGTTGCGATTAAAGAGCTGACCATGGGACTGGTGACCTTTCGGCCCTCCATTCCCGAAGGTGTCGGCGGACTGTTCTTCGCCCATCTGTTTTTGGTCAGTGTCCTGCTGGCCTACTTCCCGTTCAGTAAGTTGATGCACCTGGGCGGCGTGTTTCTCAGTCCGACCCGGAACATGACCGGCAATACCCGTCAGGTCCGGCACGTGAACCCCTGGAACTATCCGGTCAAGGTTCACACCTATGAAGAATACGAAGACGATTTCAGAGAGAAAATGGTCGAAGCCGGCCTGCCGGTCGTAAAAATGCCCGAAGAACAGGCTTAA
- a CDS encoding RsbRD N-terminal domain-containing protein: MSSAKSLATKRQEILKNWFQVTVDSYPPDTARFLKSQKDPFANPVGQTTHQSLEALLDALISGAGRDTMAAALDPILRIRAVQTFTPSKATSFIFLLKQILRKHLAEDGRESGETMDGLDRQIDEMAMTAFDIYVACREKIYELKATESRNQFFGSLKRAGLIVETEADGPGL, translated from the coding sequence ATGAGTTCAGCAAAGTCACTGGCCACAAAGAGGCAGGAGATCCTGAAAAACTGGTTTCAGGTTACGGTGGATTCTTATCCGCCCGACACGGCGCGTTTTCTGAAAAGTCAGAAAGATCCTTTTGCCAACCCGGTGGGACAGACCACGCACCAGAGTCTCGAGGCCTTGCTGGATGCCCTGATCTCGGGCGCCGGTCGCGACACCATGGCGGCCGCCCTTGACCCGATTCTGAGAATCCGGGCGGTGCAGACGTTTACCCCCTCCAAGGCCACCAGTTTTATTTTTCTCCTGAAACAGATCCTCCGCAAACATCTCGCGGAAGATGGTCGTGAATCGGGTGAGACGATGGACGGCCTGGACCGGCAGATCGATGAGATGGCCATGACGGCTTTCGATATTTACGTGGCCTGCCGGGAAAAGATATACGAACTCAAGGCCACGGAATCTAGAAACCAGTTTTTCGGTTCGTTGAAGCGTGCAGGATTGATCGTTGAGACCGAGGCAGACGGGCCCGGTCTCTGA
- a CDS encoding iron-sulfur cluster assembly scaffold protein: protein MDAPNETSDFWQDHSLAFLEMAFRNDHRERLEQADGHGKKTGDCGDTVEFFMNLRGDTIRHLAYDINGCMNTNACCNAVISLVEGKSMADAWEITPEQVADFLETLPDDHFHCAELVVGTLYLTLANARDNQRSPWKKMYR from the coding sequence ATGGATGCGCCCAATGAGACATCGGATTTCTGGCAGGACCACTCCCTGGCTTTTCTGGAGATGGCATTTCGTAACGACCACCGGGAACGGCTTGAACAGGCCGACGGGCACGGCAAGAAAACCGGTGATTGTGGCGATACGGTGGAGTTCTTCATGAATCTGCGGGGGGATACCATTCGCCATCTGGCCTATGATATCAACGGCTGCATGAACACCAATGCCTGCTGCAATGCGGTGATCTCCCTGGTCGAGGGCAAATCCATGGCCGATGCATGGGAAATCACACCCGAGCAGGTGGCCGATTTCCTTGAAACGCTGCCGGACGATCATTTTCACTGTGCCGAACTGGTGGTGGGGACATTATACCTGACCTTGGCCAACGCACGGGATAATCAGCGCTCCCCGTGGAAGAAGATGTATCGCTGA
- a CDS encoding PilZ domain-containing protein — protein sequence MKITAIVANIIQLAIILFIFFIRGPELGSLVIFLLFLLLAVPFINILTLLIDKRAILPTLSAKADGIVKREAVRIHYTGTHYALLTIDGITFTVRDLSEGGVRLNASSATTLKRKTTGEIRLLCGKNIRFKATVLRREEGAVVLRLSQPIGTATLVEEKRALAGGGA from the coding sequence ATGAAAATTACCGCCATTGTTGCCAACATCATCCAACTGGCCATCATCCTTTTTATTTTCTTCATCCGGGGGCCGGAATTGGGCAGCCTCGTCATTTTTCTGCTCTTCCTGTTGCTCGCCGTACCCTTCATCAACATCCTGACCCTGCTCATCGATAAACGCGCCATCCTGCCGACGCTTTCCGCCAAAGCCGACGGCATCGTCAAGCGTGAAGCGGTGCGCATCCACTATACCGGCACACACTACGCCCTGCTGACCATCGATGGCATTACCTTTACGGTCCGAGACCTGTCGGAAGGCGGGGTGCGCCTCAATGCCAGTTCGGCTACCACACTCAAGAGAAAAACGACCGGAGAAATCCGGCTGCTTTGTGGAAAAAATATTCGCTTCAAAGCCACTGTGCTGCGCAGAGAAGAAGGTGCCGTGGTACTGCGACTCAGCCAACCCATCGGAACCGCAACCCTGGTTGAGGAGAAACGGGCGCTGGCCGGCGGTGGGGCGTAA